The following proteins are co-located in the Mus caroli chromosome 7, CAROLI_EIJ_v1.1, whole genome shotgun sequence genome:
- the Tomm40 gene encoding mitochondrial import receptor subunit TOM40 homolog has product MGNVLAASSPPAGPPPPPTPSLVGLPPPPPSPPGFTLPPLGGGLGTGSSTGRGSERTPGAAASGAAAASDDGGCGCLPNPGTFEECHRKCKELFPVQMEGVKLTVNKGLSNRFQVTHTVALGTIGESNYHFGVTYVGTKQLSPTEAFPVLVGDMDNSGSLNAQVIHQLSPGLRSKMAIQTQQSKFVNWQVDGEYRGSDFTAAVTLGNPDVLVGSGILVAHYLQSITPCLALGGELVYHRRPGEEGTVMSLAGKYTLNNWLATVTLGQAGMHATYYHKASDQLQVGVEFEASTRMQDTSASFGYQLDLPKANFLFKGSVNSNWIVGATLEKKLPPLPLTLSLCAFLNHRKNKFLCGFGLTIG; this is encoded by the exons ATGGGGAACGTGTTGGCTGCCAGCTCTCCGCCCGCAGGGCCACCGCCGCCTCCTACGCCGTCCCTCGTGGGGCTCCCGCCGCCGCCTCCTTCGCCGCCAGGCTTCACTCTGCCGCCGCTCGGCGGCGGCCTGGGCACTGGGTCAAGTACTGGCCGTGGTTCGGAACGGACTCCCGGGGCTGCGGCCAGCGGCGCTGCGGCGGCCTCGGACGATGGGGGCTGCGGATGCCTGCCCAACCCGGGGACGTTCGAGGAGTGCCACCGGAAGTGCAAGG AGCTGTTTCCAGTTCAGATGGAAGGTGTCAAACTTACAGTCAACAAAGGGTTGAGCAACCGTTTCCAG GTGACCCACACAGTAGCCCTCGGCACAATTGGGGAGTCCAACTACCACTTTGGGGTCACATACGTGGGGACGAAGCAGCTGAGTCCCACAGAG GCGTTCCCCGTGCTGGTGGGTGACATGGACAATAGTGGCAGCCTCAATGCACAGGTCATCCACCAGCTGAGCCCAGGCCTCAGGTCCAAAATGGCCATCCAG acccagcagtccaaGTTCGTGAACTGGCAGGTGGATGGCGAGTACCGTGGTTCTGACTTCACAGCTGCTGTCACCCTGGGCAACCCAGATGTCCTGGTGGGTTCAG GAATCCTCGTGGCCCACTACCTCCAGAGCATCACACCGTGTCTGGCCCTGGGTGGAGAGCTCGTCTACCACCGGCGGCCAGGAGAGGAGGGCACTGTCATGTCTCTAGCTGGGAAATACACAC TGAACAACTGGTTGGCTACAGTAACGCTGGGCCAGGCAGGCATGCATGCGACGTATTACCACAAAGCCAGTGACCAG CTGCAGGTGGGtgtggagtttgaggccagcaccAGGATGCAGGACACCAGTGCCTCCTTTGGGTATCAGCTGGACCTGCCCAAGGCCAACTTCCTTTTCAAAG GCTCTGTGAACAGTAACTGGATCGTGGGCGCCACGCTGGAGAAGAAGCTCCCGCCCTTGCCCCTGACACTGTCCCTCTGCGCCTTCCTCAACCACCGCAAGAATAAGTTCCTGTGTGGCTTCGGCCTCACCATCGGCTGA
- the Nectin2 gene encoding nectin-2 isoform X1 encodes MARAAVLPPSRLSPTLPLLPLLLLLLQETGAQDVRVRVLPEVRGRLGGTVELPCHLLPPTTERVSQVTWQRLDGTVVAAFHPSFGVDFPNSQFSKDRLSFVRARPETNADLRDATLAFRGLRVEDEGNYTCEFATFPNGTRRGVTWLRVIAQPENHAEAQEVTIGPESVAVARCVSTGGRPPARITWISSLGGEAKDIQEPGIQAGTVTIISRYSLVPVGRADGVKVTCRVEHESFEERILLPVTLSVRYPPEVSISGYDDNWYLGRSEAILTCDVRSNPEPTGYDWSTTSGVFPASAVAQGSQLLVHSVDRMVNTTFICTATNAVGTGRAEQVILVRESPSTAGAGATGGIIGGIIAAIIATAVAGTGILICRQQRKEQRLQAADEEEELEGPPSYKPPTPKAKLEEPEMPSQLFTLGASEHSPVKTPYFDAGVSCADQEMPRYHELPTLEERSGPLLLGATGLGPSLLVPPGPNVVEGVSLSLEDEEEDDEEEDFLDKINPIYDALSYPSPSDSYQSKDFFVSRAMYV; translated from the exons gaGCCCAAGATGTGCGGGTACGAGTGCTTCCCGAGGTCCGGGGCCGCTTGGGAGGCACCGTGGAATTACCGTGCCACCTGCTCCCACCCACGACGGAGCGCGTCTCTCAGGTGACCTGGCAGCGCCTGGATGGCACAGTTGTGGCTGCTTTCCATCCATCCTTCGGAGTGGATTTCCCCAACTCTCAGTTCAGCAAGGACCGTCTGTCCTTTGTCAGAGCGAGACCGGAAACAAACGCGGACCTGCGGGATGCCACATTGGCCTTCCGGGGACTGAGGGTAGAGGATGAGGGCAATTACACCTGCGAGTTTGCCACGTTTCCCAACGGTACCCGCAGGGGGGTGACCTGGCTCAGAGTCATAG cccagcCTGAGAACCACGCTGAAGCCCAGGAGGTCACAATTGGCCCCGAGTCGGTGGCTGTTGCCCGCTGTGTCTCCACTGGGGGCCGCCCCCCTGCCCGAATCACCTGGATCTCCTCCCTGGGTGGAGAGGCCAAAGATATTCAGGAGCCAGGGATACAGGCTGGCACGGTCACTATCATCAGCCGATACTCCTTGGTGCCCGTGGGCCGAGCGGATGGCGTCAAGGTCACGTGTAGAGTGGAACACGAGAGCTTCGAAGAGCGGATCCTGCTGCCAGTGACCCTCTCTGTGCGCT ACCCTCCAGAAGTATCCATCTCCGGCTATGATGACAACTGGTACCTTGGCCGCAGTGAGGCCATATTGACCTGTGATGTACGAAGCAACCCAGAGCCCACAGGCTATGACTGGAGCAC GACCTCGGGCGTCTTCCCAGCCTCTGCAGTGGCCCAGGGCTCTCAGCTGCTTGTCCACTCTGTGGATCGAATGGTCAACACTACCTTCATCTGTACAGCCACCAATGCTGTGGGGACAGGCCGTGCTGAGCAGGTCATCCTGGTGCGAG AGTCACCCAgcacagcaggagcaggggccaCTGGTGGCATCATCGGAGGTATTATCGCTGCCATCATCGCCACCGCAGTGGCTGGCACAGGCATCCTCATCTGCCGACAACAGCGGAAGGAGCAGAGGCTTCAAGCTGCggatgaggaagagga ACTGGAAGGACCTCCCTCCTATAAACCACCCACCCCAAAGGCCAAGCTGGAGGAACCAGAGATG CCCTCTCAACTCTTCACCTTGGGGGCCTCAGAGCATAGCCCAGTGAAGACGCCATACTTTGATGCTGGTGTCTCTTGTGCTGATCAG GAGATGCCTCGGTATCACGAGCTGCCcactctggaagagcggtcagggCCCCTGCTGTTGGGGGCTACAGGCCTGGGACCTTCTCTTCTGGTGCCTCCAGGACCCAATGTTGTGGAGGGGGTTTCCCTGAGTCtcgaggatgaggaggaagatgatgaggaGGAAGACTTCCTGGATAAAATCAACCCTATTTATGATGCCCTGTCCTACCCCAGCCCCTCTGACTCTTACCAGAGCAAAGACTTTTTTGTGTCACGGGCCATGTATGTGTGA
- the Nectin2 gene encoding nectin-2 isoform X2: MARAAVLPPSRLSPTLPLLPLLLLLLQETGAQDVRVRVLPEVRGRLGGTVELPCHLLPPTTERVSQVTWQRLDGTVVAAFHPSFGVDFPNSQFSKDRLSFVRARPETNADLRDATLAFRGLRVEDEGNYTCEFATFPNGTRRGVTWLRVIAQPENHAEAQEVTIGPESVAVARCVSTGGRPPARITWISSLGGEAKDIQEPGIQAGTVTIISRYSLVPVGRADGVKVTCRVEHESFEERILLPVTLSVRYPPEVSISGYDDNWYLGRSEAILTCDVRSNPEPTGYDWSTTSGVFPASAVAQGSQLLVHSVDRMVNTTFICTATNAVGTGRAEQVILVRDTPQASRDVGPLVWGAVGGTLLVLLLAGGFLALILLRGRRRRKSPGGGGNDGDRGSYDPKTQVFGNGGPVFWRSASPEPMRPDGREEDEEEEEEMKAEEGLMLPPHESPKDDMESHLDGSLISRRAVYV; the protein is encoded by the exons gaGCCCAAGATGTGCGGGTACGAGTGCTTCCCGAGGTCCGGGGCCGCTTGGGAGGCACCGTGGAATTACCGTGCCACCTGCTCCCACCCACGACGGAGCGCGTCTCTCAGGTGACCTGGCAGCGCCTGGATGGCACAGTTGTGGCTGCTTTCCATCCATCCTTCGGAGTGGATTTCCCCAACTCTCAGTTCAGCAAGGACCGTCTGTCCTTTGTCAGAGCGAGACCGGAAACAAACGCGGACCTGCGGGATGCCACATTGGCCTTCCGGGGACTGAGGGTAGAGGATGAGGGCAATTACACCTGCGAGTTTGCCACGTTTCCCAACGGTACCCGCAGGGGGGTGACCTGGCTCAGAGTCATAG cccagcCTGAGAACCACGCTGAAGCCCAGGAGGTCACAATTGGCCCCGAGTCGGTGGCTGTTGCCCGCTGTGTCTCCACTGGGGGCCGCCCCCCTGCCCGAATCACCTGGATCTCCTCCCTGGGTGGAGAGGCCAAAGATATTCAGGAGCCAGGGATACAGGCTGGCACGGTCACTATCATCAGCCGATACTCCTTGGTGCCCGTGGGCCGAGCGGATGGCGTCAAGGTCACGTGTAGAGTGGAACACGAGAGCTTCGAAGAGCGGATCCTGCTGCCAGTGACCCTCTCTGTGCGCT ACCCTCCAGAAGTATCCATCTCCGGCTATGATGACAACTGGTACCTTGGCCGCAGTGAGGCCATATTGACCTGTGATGTACGAAGCAACCCAGAGCCCACAGGCTATGACTGGAGCAC GACCTCGGGCGTCTTCCCAGCCTCTGCAGTGGCCCAGGGCTCTCAGCTGCTTGTCCACTCTGTGGATCGAATGGTCAACACTACCTTCATCTGTACAGCCACCAATGCTGTGGGGACAGGCCGTGCTGAGCAGGTCATCCTGGTGCGAG aCACCCCCCAGGCCTCCCGAGATGTGGGTCCGCTGGTGTGGGGGGCCGTGGGGGGAACATTGCTGGTGCTACTCCTGGCTGGGGGGTTCCTGGCCTTGATCCtgctgagggggaggaggaggcggaagagccctggaggaggaggaaatgatggCGACAGAGGATCCTACGATCCAAAGACTCAGGTGTTTGGGAATGGGGGACCTGTCTTCTGGAGGTCAGCATCCCCTGAGCCCATGAGGCCAGATGGCAGggaggaagacgaggaggaggaggaagaaatgaaggcagaggaaggcctCATGCTACCTCCACACGAGTCACCTAAGGACGACATGGAGTCCCATCTGGATGGCTCCCTCATCTCTCGGCGGGCAGTTTACGTGTGA